The genomic segment ATATTTAGCTCAACTCAGGGTACATATCACATATCCTGATCTATCCACTGTGAGGTTTTATTCTACATTAAAAGAATTAGATTATCTCTGCGAAAGCTTTGAATTTTTAACTTCTGGGAAATGTTCTTATCGTCAGCATCATCTCAGCATTACCTGTGAATTTTATTGGTAAGATTTGTGGAAACTTGCTTGCTGTTTCGCTGAATTGTTTCACTAAATGTTTTTAGATTAAGAATATGTAATATTTGCGTAAATATGCGTAATAAGTCATATAATTATAATATGAGAAACCTATTTATTGATTGTGCTTGATGTAGTTAATCGTGACTTCGGAAATTAGTGGGTTATTGATTATGAAACAAGCGTTAACAGAGAAAGCATTACTCAAAATTTTAGTAATTGATGATCATGAATCAGTTTTAGCTGGAACTGTTAATGTATTACAAAAGCGTTACCCCGATGCTGAATTTCTGATTGCGGTAAATGCTAAGAATGCACTCAATCAAATTAGTGCTGTACAACCAGATTTAATTGTGATGGATTTGTCGATTCCTGATAACTCAGGGATGACAGCCAGACCCGATATCGGAGTTCAACTGTTGCGAACTCTGATGAAAAATTATCCGCACTTAAATATTGTTGTACAGAGTGCTAATGTGAGAACTTTAGTGAGGATTAGACCTGATATTGACAGTCATAAAGGAGGTTTTACTGTTGCAGATAAAAGCCTTTCCACCCAAGAAATGCTCACGAGAGTTGATTGGGCTTTGCAAGGTTTAACACATACAAAAGATATTAAAGGTATCCATTCTGTATTAGAAGTTAAACCAGAATGGCTGAGGGTATTAGCTTTAGCATTTGAAGAAGGATTGCAAGATAAAACAATTGCCGAACGGATGTGTATCTCTGAGAGGATGGTGCG from the Aulosira sp. FACHB-615 genome contains:
- a CDS encoding response regulator transcription factor, which gives rise to MKQALTEKALLKILVIDDHESVLAGTVNVLQKRYPDAEFLIAVNAKNALNQISAVQPDLIVMDLSIPDNSGMTARPDIGVQLLRTLMKNYPHLNIVVQSANVRTLVRIRPDIDSHKGGFTVADKSLSTQEMLTRVDWALQGLTHTKDIKGIHSVLEVKPEWLRVLALAFEEGLQDKTIAERMCISERMVRHYWSKLQDALNVYPEEGKNIRIQTEMQAREEGLID